A genomic window from Flavobacterium hankyongi includes:
- a CDS encoding 3-hydroxyacyl-ACP dehydratase, with amino-acid sequence MLLKDFYTVEKLENIAEGKYNAVVLLNREHDIFKGHFPGNPVTPGVCMMQIIKELTQEILGSSLFMKSSSNVKFMALINPDNNPKLDLELEISGDLVSEIKVKNTTRFDETVALKLTNTYIKA; translated from the coding sequence ATGTTACTAAAAGATTTTTATACTGTCGAGAAATTAGAAAATATTGCTGAAGGCAAATACAATGCAGTTGTTTTGCTTAATAGAGAGCATGACATTTTTAAAGGACACTTTCCTGGAAATCCTGTAACACCAGGTGTTTGTATGATGCAAATTATCAAAGAACTTACTCAGGAAATTCTGGGTAGTTCTTTGTTTATGAAAAGTTCTTCTAATGTCAAATTTATGGCACTTATCAATCCTGATAACAACCCAAAATTGGATTTAGAGCTTGAAATTTCTGGTGATTTAGTATCAGAAATTAAAGTAAAAAACACTACAAGGTTTGATGAAACTGTAGCTCTTAAATTAACGAATACTTATATAAAAGCATAA
- a CDS encoding LolA family protein, translating into MKTRLYTVILLLFVLIGFAQEQKMSNSEITNFKAEVTKETKSIKTLKTDFVQYKHMDFLSKDIETSGKMAFKASNLLNWQYTKPYQYSIVFKNNKIYINDQGNKSTVDAKSKMFEKINKLIVGSVSGNMFDDNEFTIVYYKTKDFNIAKLFPKTATIKKYIKEVNLFFPENESTVSQVKLIEPSGDYTKIVFKNKQVNAKIDDSAFTN; encoded by the coding sequence ATGAAAACTAGATTATATACAGTCATACTTTTACTTTTTGTTTTAATAGGTTTTGCCCAAGAACAAAAAATGTCAAATTCAGAAATTACAAATTTTAAAGCTGAAGTGACTAAAGAAACGAAAAGTATAAAAACACTTAAAACTGATTTTGTACAGTACAAACACATGGACTTTTTATCAAAAGACATAGAAACTTCTGGTAAAATGGCTTTTAAAGCATCAAATTTGCTTAATTGGCAGTATACAAAACCATATCAATATAGTATTGTTTTTAAAAACAATAAAATATATATCAACGATCAAGGGAATAAGAGTACTGTTGATGCAAAAAGTAAAATGTTTGAAAAGATCAACAAACTTATTGTAGGAAGTGTGAGTGGAAATATGTTTGATGATAATGAATTTACAATTGTTTATTATAAAACTAAAGATTTTAATATTGCAAAATTGTTTCCTAAGACAGCTACGATTAAAAAGTACATTAAGGAAGTAAATTTATTTTTTCCTGAAAATGAGTCGACTGTTTCGCAAGTTAAACTTATAGAACCTTCGGGCGATTACACAAAAATTGTATTTAAAAACAAGCAAGTTAATGCAAAAATTGATGATTCGGCTTTTACTAATTAG
- a CDS encoding beta-ketoacyl synthase N-terminal-like domain-containing protein: MKGCYINGMGIVSVQKTFDSEFLSEMTINETENVLYAQQPSYKEMIPPAMIRRMAKGVKMGIYASTKALEEAEIKNPDAIITGTGMGCVEDSEKFLKAILDNDEQFLTPTSFIQSTHNTVGAQIALGLQCKNYNFTYVNGAVSMETALIDAKMQLDNNEVTNVLVGGIDETSQHTLDLFKLVQVIKSEEDKPYSVLNSNSKGVVFGEGANFFALANTSTDTTYAKIEDVSIYSALQPEKVANFVTEFLKANGLSVSDIDAVVFGNNGDASYDDYYKISSTLFNETPQAFYKHLSGEYNTASGFGLWIAANIMKQQQIPAIVQMNGLEKESYKTILLYNQYLGKDHSLILLKNVKA; encoded by the coding sequence ATGAAAGGTTGCTATATCAATGGAATGGGAATCGTATCGGTTCAAAAAACATTTGATTCGGAGTTTTTGAGCGAAATGACCATTAATGAAACTGAAAATGTGTTGTATGCGCAGCAACCCTCTTATAAAGAAATGATTCCTCCTGCGATGATTCGTCGTATGGCCAAAGGGGTAAAAATGGGAATTTATGCTTCAACTAAAGCACTGGAAGAAGCAGAAATCAAAAATCCCGATGCTATCATTACCGGTACCGGAATGGGTTGTGTTGAGGATTCGGAAAAATTTCTAAAAGCCATTTTAGACAATGATGAGCAATTTTTAACACCTACATCTTTTATTCAATCGACACACAATACGGTTGGGGCTCAAATCGCACTTGGATTGCAATGTAAAAACTACAATTTTACCTATGTTAATGGAGCTGTTTCTATGGAAACCGCTTTGATCGATGCCAAAATGCAGTTGGATAATAATGAAGTTACCAATGTTTTAGTGGGTGGTATTGATGAGACTTCTCAACATACTTTAGACTTGTTTAAATTGGTTCAAGTTATTAAAAGTGAAGAAGATAAACCTTATTCGGTTTTGAATTCAAACTCTAAAGGTGTTGTATTTGGTGAAGGAGCTAACTTTTTTGCTCTAGCAAACACTTCAACTGATACAACCTATGCTAAAATTGAGGACGTTAGTATATACAGTGCTTTGCAACCAGAAAAAGTAGCAAATTTTGTTACCGAATTTTTAAAGGCAAATGGTTTATCAGTTTCTGATATTGATGCAGTTGTTTTCGGAAATAACGGTGATGCATCTTATGATGATTATTATAAAATTTCTTCAACATTGTTTAATGAAACGCCTCAAGCTTTCTACAAACATTTAAGTGGAGAGTACAATACGGCTTCAGGTTTTGGATTGTGGATTGCTGCAAACATCATGAAACAACAACAAATTCCAGCTATTGTTCAAATGAATGGTTTAGAAAAAGAATCATATAAAACGATTTTACTCTATAATCAATATCTTGGTAAAGATCACAGTTTAATTCTGCTTAAAAATGTCAAAGCATAA
- a CDS encoding porin family protein, with the protein MKKTIIVAFLCFLGITQVNAQSKFRPGIRGGANFAHLTQTDNPNEKYSTRTDFYIGAFGALNLSKVYTLQPEINYTRQGAKYEYIDVDNRRYNSEIKVSYLSLGVANKFKFDKFNIHLGPTLDIKVKDAGKKLGTAYNDGYYYNNDYYYNDDLTAIDFAFFLGAGFDITKNFGIEARIKKGIIPVNDNGDWDSTNVVFQTGITYTF; encoded by the coding sequence ATGAAAAAAACAATTATTGTAGCATTTTTATGCTTTTTAGGAATTACACAAGTTAATGCACAGTCTAAGTTTAGACCTGGAATTAGAGGAGGAGCCAACTTTGCTCATTTAACTCAAACAGATAACCCAAATGAAAAGTATAGTACTAGAACTGATTTTTATATTGGTGCTTTTGGTGCTTTAAACTTGTCTAAAGTGTATACACTTCAGCCAGAGATTAACTATACTAGACAAGGAGCTAAATATGAGTATATTGATGTGGATAATAGACGTTATAATTCAGAAATTAAAGTTTCTTATTTATCACTTGGGGTAGCTAATAAATTCAAATTTGATAAATTCAATATTCATCTTGGGCCTACTCTTGATATCAAAGTTAAAGATGCTGGAAAAAAATTAGGGACTGCTTATAATGATGGTTATTATTATAATAATGATTACTATTATAATGATGATTTAACAGCTATCGATTTTGCATTCTTTTTAGGAGCTGGATTTGATATTACAAAAAACTTCGGAATAGAAGCTAGAATTAAAAAAGGAATAATTCCTGTTAATGATAATGGTGATTGGGATTCTACAAATGTTGTTTTCCAAACAGGTATCACTTATACATTCTAA
- a CDS encoding polysaccharide deacetylase family protein, with product MSKHKFSIVLALCFLVLLFVIRADWGWYILLFLGFIGITSWGSFDIRLNYFLKAYSNNPNENDKRIALTFDDGPHEMTDKVLDLLLQYNAKGTFFCIGTQIEKHPDILQRIVSEGHTVGNHTYSHSKSFGFFSTNEVEQEITQTNTLLENKIQKKSLLFRPPFGVTNPNVAKAIAKTGHSVIGWNIRSLDTVIEDESQILERIKKRIQSGGIILLHDTSLKTVNVLEQLLLFLQSENYQMITVDELLNISAYEN from the coding sequence ATGTCAAAGCATAAATTCAGTATTGTTCTGGCATTGTGCTTTCTAGTACTACTTTTTGTTATTAGGGCAGATTGGGGGTGGTATATATTACTTTTTTTAGGATTTATAGGAATTACCAGTTGGGGTTCATTTGATATTCGTTTGAATTATTTCTTAAAAGCCTATTCAAACAATCCGAATGAAAATGACAAGAGAATAGCTCTTACATTTGATGATGGTCCACATGAAATGACTGATAAAGTTTTGGATCTTCTTTTACAATACAATGCCAAAGGAACTTTTTTCTGCATTGGAACACAAATTGAAAAACATCCTGACATTTTACAACGAATTGTAAGCGAAGGACATACTGTTGGGAATCATACGTATTCACATTCTAAGTCTTTTGGTTTCTTTTCGACAAATGAAGTTGAACAAGAAATTACTCAAACAAATACTTTATTAGAAAATAAAATTCAAAAAAAATCACTTCTTTTTAGACCTCCTTTTGGAGTTACTAATCCTAATGTAGCTAAGGCAATTGCAAAAACTGGACATTCTGTAATAGGTTGGAATATAAGATCTTTAGATACAGTAATTGAAGATGAATCACAAATTTTAGAACGCATAAAAAAGAGAATTCAATCGGGTGGAATTATATTGCTTCACGACACTTCTTTAAAAACAGTGAATGTATTGGAACAGTTATTGCTATTTTTGCAATCGGAGAATTATCAAATGATAACCGTAGATGAATTATTGAATATTTCGGCTTATGAAAACTAG
- a CDS encoding DUF2062 domain-containing protein, with the protein MYSAVSVSERMIKMNVCVIIPTYNNHKTLQRVLDGVLELTNSVIVVNDGSTDTTSQILNEYKRITLITVGKNQGKGNALKEGFRKAKSLGFDYAITIDSDGQHFPDDISVFLDALESEEKDVLLIGSRNMSHESVPKKSSFGNKFSNFWFWFETGIELNDTQSGYRLYPLNAIPNKFFTKKFEFEIEIIVRTAWNDIPVKNVPIKVLYDPTERVSHFRPFRDFTRISILNTVLVLLLFLYIKPRNFFRSFKKKSFIAFFKEDVLSSSDSNLKKALSIALGVFCGIAPFWGFQTAMVISVAVLLRWNKALAFTFSNVSIPPMIPFIIYGSLKVGGLFVEDKAKFTFGNPITFNHVKTNIVQYLIGSFILATVMAFIFGVGSYLVLSLSKKSKK; encoded by the coding sequence ATGTATTCTGCAGTATCTGTTTCAGAAAGAATGATAAAAATGAATGTTTGTGTTATTATCCCTACTTATAATAATCATAAGACATTGCAGCGAGTTTTAGATGGAGTTCTAGAACTAACTAATAGTGTTATAGTAGTAAATGATGGTTCTACAGATACTACTTCTCAAATACTTAATGAGTACAAAAGAATTACCTTAATCACCGTTGGTAAAAACCAAGGTAAAGGAAATGCTTTAAAAGAAGGTTTTCGAAAAGCGAAGTCATTAGGTTTTGATTATGCAATTACTATCGACTCAGACGGTCAGCATTTTCCTGATGATATTTCTGTTTTTCTTGATGCTCTAGAAAGCGAAGAAAAAGATGTTTTGTTGATAGGAAGCCGAAACATGTCTCATGAAAGTGTTCCTAAAAAAAGCAGTTTTGGAAATAAATTTTCAAATTTCTGGTTTTGGTTCGAAACAGGAATTGAATTGAATGACACGCAATCGGGATACCGACTTTATCCTTTGAATGCTATTCCGAATAAGTTTTTTACCAAAAAATTTGAATTCGAAATAGAAATCATTGTCCGTACAGCTTGGAATGATATCCCAGTAAAAAATGTACCAATAAAAGTGCTGTACGATCCAACTGAAAGGGTTTCACATTTTAGACCTTTTCGCGATTTCACCCGAATCAGTATTTTAAATACTGTTTTGGTTCTTTTATTATTCCTATATATTAAACCAAGAAATTTTTTCAGGAGTTTCAAAAAAAAAAGTTTTATAGCTTTTTTTAAAGAAGATGTGCTTTCTAGTTCAGATTCTAATCTAAAAAAAGCGCTTTCTATTGCTCTAGGAGTATTTTGCGGTATTGCTCCATTTTGGGGATTTCAAACGGCAATGGTAATTTCTGTAGCAGTACTTCTTCGTTGGAATAAGGCATTAGCCTTTACTTTTTCGAACGTAAGTATTCCTCCCATGATTCCCTTTATAATCTATGGTTCTTTAAAAGTAGGAGGTCTTTTTGTAGAAGACAAAGCAAAATTCACTTTTGGCAATCCTATTACCTTTAATCATGTAAAAACCAACATTGTTCAATATCTTATTGGAAGTTTTATTTTAGCAACTGTTATGGCATTTATTTTTGGGGTTGGAAGTTATTTAGTACTTTCGCTTTCCAAAAAATCAAAAAAGTAA